The following are encoded in a window of Fusarium falciforme chromosome 11, complete sequence genomic DNA:
- a CDS encoding JmjC domain-containing protein: MTEPGTPAPDLAALFDEARRIQEWVKSRRDEMQKWLDVIEAFTEEQKSEPKPNTRRPRGKARRPPPWISNIASVVKDIKEERYMLEAFGDRLITTLSRASQEPPRTRQDGSAVAHDALGQGRRDPGREEVRQGGTPADTAEGGSHEQAVLASTESRAASKPSTQIIAATNPEAISDAAQQQDSSTAKQDGNAAAQGASTHQRRDAKDQAPANAHGDNSATSIEASRDTSSDGSNEDTPMRDYDEVQPSPPGSTATADTLMTDAEQPTCGQDLAKRAAEATTVMSPQAHEGEGGPEPIVANDQAAESLGPEDRTGRPSKPDGHTATPLPAAQDPASRCASPNDSASNREDTASAQTSTPTPSSGTTPQDRTTQPPATPNPSSQDGDAHLNVQDKSHGTTPQGSDTTEDTSRATTPDTHLTSPDTSVSDSPPQLTLSKADMGERLVEALGRIINRDDTMHKISVPNLPIDLDLIKAAVKAELSAPNPDWQFTANRFVPGPKGEGYMRAYISKRRSHFAFPDFPDKVVIPTKEEARKWLDDYFDNPPEGIVPYFTGHLDLPYGDLLNPGATILDNRKLLDLHRPYWHIGGDKSANRFHIEDYNCSEDESPCGLRSANLVLEGVKLWTAIETHHTKKFEAFVAKNWDCNGCSQRVGHQSLLISPLTLEREGIDFEIKVQGPGDLMIPGRSQYHMVVNMGFNIAMSMNHLQRGDRLKSTALRQCVKCGVLDDTVTRVPPPKSSKAIQTPPPIPDTPPGQSEAGSPLVSSRDPPPKSSESIRRPLPSILDPPPEQSEAQTLLGKRPRADHQGTQTSGRGKRACTAARRKLNALKEKIRKWDPDCRIPQVPGDSDSAPPEDAFKAAASVQSSLAVRQFTLLVGEWRRRDKDVFLSSGTGHTVLQHGKRLVDLVGKSSLADFLYRHAQACVARQLDLQVKKRGSMRRSKEDTEQLAQQLGMKIEELKAHLEEGRIWNSICGPEDDGLLPFIIAGLKGPFEEEDTLIVKEKCPLHIKKKEWRSLAGKPQAFLKLLDVGYVKNLRQAGRAFEKMVLTGSKQVFRWEKEGLDTQTDGWESLLCQVDDVAD; this comes from the coding sequence ATGACTGAGCCCGGCACTCCAGCACCAGATCTCGCCGCGCTCTTTGATGAAGCCCGTCGAATACAAGAGTGGGTCAAGTCTCGACGCGATGAGATGCAGAAGTGGCTTGATGTTATTGAGGCATTCACTGAAGAGCAGAAAAGTGAGCCAAAACCGAACACGCGACGCCCTCGTGGCAAAGCTCGAAGACCGCCGCCATGGATCTCTAACATTGCCTCTGTCGTCAAAGAtatcaaggaggagaggtATATGCTCGAGGCTTTTGGGGACCGCCTCATCACCACCTTGTCACGAGCGTCACAAGAGCCGCCTCGCACCAGGCAAGACGGCAGTGCAGTCGCGCATGATGCCTTGGGTCAAGGACGGAGGGATCCAGGGCGAGAAGAAGTACGGCAAGGCGGGACGCCAGCTGATACTGCTGAGGGCGGATCCCATGAGCAGGCAGTTCTAGCAAGCACCGAGAGTCGCGCCGCATCCAAACCGAGCACGCAGATTATCGCAGCCACCAACCCAGAGGCTATCAGCGACGCAGCCCAGCAACAGGATAGCAGCACAGCGAAACAAGACGGCAACGCAGCCGCGCAGGGCGCCTCAACTCATCAACGCCGCGACGCGAAGGACCAGGCCCCAGCAAACGCCCACGGCGACAACTCGGCCACCAGCATTGAGGCCAGCAGAGATACATCAAGCGATGGCTCTAACGAAGATACACCCATGCGAGACTACGATGAGGtgcaaccatcaccacctggAAGCACGGCCACAGCAGACACGCTCATGACAGACGCCGAGCAACCGACGTGTGGACAAGACCTGGCCAAGCGCGCTGCCGAGGCTACAACGGTCATGTCACCGCAGGCTCACGAGGGTGAAGGTGGCCCCGAACCCATCGTCGCCAATGACCAAGCAGCAGAATCTCTAGGCCCAGAGGACAGGACGGGTCGGCCATCTAAACCCGATGGCCACACGGCCACGCCGCTCCCAGCCGCACAGGACCCGGCCAGCCGATGCGCTTCCCCCAACGACTCTGCCAGTAACCGTGAGGACACAGCCAGCGCACAGACTAGCACACCAACTCCTTCTAGCGGCACCACACCTCAAGATAGAACCACGCAGCCGCCAGCGACGCCAAACCCATCGAGCCAAGATGGTGACGCGCATCTCAATGTGCAAGACAAATCTCACGGCACGACACCTCAAGGCAGCGACACGACCGAGGACACATCCCGCGCCACCACCCCGGATACACACCTCACGTCGCCAGACACCTCAGTGTCAGACTCGCCGCCCCAATTGACTTTATCGAAAGCCGATATGGGAGAAAGACTGGTCGAAGCGCTCGGGAGGATTATCAACCGGGACGACACTATGCACAAGATTTCGGTTCCCAACCTGCCCATCGACCTAGATTTAATCAAAGCCGCGGTAAAAGCCGAGTTAAGTGCGCCAAACCCCGACTGGCAATTCACCGCCAATAGATTCGTGCCCGGGCCAAAAGGCGAGGGCTACATGCGTGCCTATATCTCGAAACGTCGATCCCACTTCGCATTCCCGGACTTTCCAGACAAGGTGGTGATAccgaccaaggaggaggccaggAAGTGGCTTGACGACTACTTTGATAACCCTCCAGAGGGCATTGTTCCATACTTTACCGGCCATCTAGATCTTCCATACGGGGATCTGCTAAATCCAGGAGCAACGATACTAGACAACCGGAAACTCCTCGACCTGCACCGCCCATACTGGCACATTGGCGGAGATAAATCCGCGAACCGGTTCCATATCGAAGACTATAATTGCTCTGAGGACGAATCGCCCTGCGGCCTGCGTTCTGCCAACCTGGTGCTGGAGGGAGTCAAACTCTGGACTGCCATTGAGACGCATCACACAAAGAAATTTGAGGCCTTTGTCGCCAAGAACTGGGACTGCAATGGGTGCAGTCAACGTGTCGGACATCAGTCTCTGTTGATATCCCCTTTGACACTTGAGAGAGAAGGTATCGATTTTGAGATCAAGGTTCAAGGGCCTGGCGACCTCATGATCCCTGGGCGCAGCCAGTATCATATGGTCGTCAACATGGGCTTCAACATCGCCATGTCCATGAACCACTTACAGCGTGGAGATCGCCTCAAATCTACGGCGTTGCGCCAGTGCGTCAAGTGTGGCGTACTGGACGATACTGTCACTCGCGTCCCACCGCCCAAGTCATCAAAAGCTATTCAAACGCCTCCGCCAATTCCAGACACACCGCCCGGGCAGTCAGAAGCCGGATCGCCTTTGGTGTCAAGTCGAGACCCACCGCCCAAGTCATCAGAATCTATTCGAAGGCCTCTACCATCAATTCTAGACCCACCGCCCGAGCAGTCAGAAGCTCAAACACTTCTAGGCAAAAGGCCTAGGGCCGATCACCAGGGAACCCAGACCTCGGGTAGGGGAAAACGTGCATGCACAGCGGCCAGAAGGAAGTTAAATGCACTGAAGGAAAAGATCAGGAAGTGGGATCCTGACTGCCGCATTCCCCAGGTACCCGGGGATTCAGATTCAGCTCCACCAGAAGACGCCTTCAAGGCCGCAGCTTCAGTTCAAAGTTCACTGGCAGTAAGGCAATTTACTCTCCTGGTGGGTGAATGGAGACGTCGCGATAAAGACGTGTTTCTTTCAAGTGGTACAGGACACACGGTGCTGCAGCATGGCAAACGTTTAGTCGATCTTGTTGGCAAGTCATCTCTCGCCGATTTCCTGTATCGCCATGCTCAAGCCTGCGTCGCTCGACAACTTGATCTACAAGTGAAGAAGCGTGGCAGTATGCGACGAAGCAAAGAGGACACCGAGCAGCTCGCTCAGCAGTTGGGGATGAAGATAGAAGAGCTGAAGGCCCATTTAGAGGAAGGACGGATATGGAACTCAATATGTGGCCCTGAAGATGATGGGCTGTTGCCATTCATCATTGCTGGGTTGAAGGGGCCttttgaggaagaggataCCCTTATTGTCAAGGAAAAGTGTCCTCTTCatatcaagaagaaggaatggAGGTCCCTGGCGGGGAAACCACAGGCGTTCCTTAAGCTCCTCGATGTTGGCTATGTTAAGAACCTCCGTCAGGCCGGAAGGGCTTTTGAGAAAATGGTATTAACGGGTTCAAAGCAGGTATTTAGATGGGAGAAGGAAGGGCTTGATACACAAACGGACGGCTGGGAGTCGTTGCTCTGTCAGGTGGATGACGTGGCTGACTAA